The Flammeovirga kamogawensis genome includes a region encoding these proteins:
- a CDS encoding T9SS type A sorting domain-containing protein, with protein sequence MKHILIFSVLIMFLCVSSFKPLSTYGNDIIIKKGETVKWKNDNELKGSQKLIVRGNLIMKDKKLTLKDKSSIIVEPGGSFKAKEVYFEDNSEGKFHDKSKVEIGKFFSKSKETCLVNTQVFIAKEEFKIDKGTNIDGYGRIVVKGGRDKFMPENGSNIKVCVGSSTRNIDCDYNKRTTNLPIELTDFSVKIDNESVHLTWETAQEINNSHYIIEYSSDGVNFHILEQSIQGAGNSNTSQFYEIDHIKPNQEKLIYRLTQVDFDGKSTSWLREVYNEHNSNNTSEVLKVYPNPAQYELNILLSLLPDAETTFELININSGKHIIDQPHYNPTESKAVYNVKDLPAGTYILHVKDRNKVIYNGKVVVLNNRSRVNEEVTDDHENKD encoded by the coding sequence ATGAAACACATTTTAATATTTTCTGTTTTAATTATGTTTTTATGCGTGAGTAGTTTTAAACCTTTATCTACTTATGGTAATGATATAATAATAAAGAAAGGAGAAACAGTTAAATGGAAAAATGATAATGAACTTAAAGGCTCCCAAAAGCTGATTGTTAGAGGTAACTTAATAATGAAAGATAAGAAGCTTACTTTAAAAGATAAGTCTTCAATTATTGTTGAACCTGGAGGATCTTTTAAAGCCAAAGAGGTTTATTTTGAAGATAATTCAGAAGGTAAATTTCATGATAAATCTAAAGTAGAAATTGGAAAGTTTTTTTCTAAATCAAAAGAAACTTGTTTAGTGAACACACAAGTTTTTATAGCAAAAGAAGAATTTAAAATTGACAAAGGGACAAATATTGATGGATATGGTAGAATTGTTGTAAAAGGAGGGAGAGATAAATTTATGCCCGAAAATGGGAGTAATATAAAAGTTTGTGTAGGAAGTTCCACTAGAAACATAGATTGTGATTACAACAAAAGAACTACAAACTTACCAATTGAATTAACTGATTTCAGCGTTAAAATTGATAATGAAAGTGTACATCTAACTTGGGAAACAGCTCAAGAAATTAATAATTCTCATTATATCATTGAATATTCTTCGGATGGTGTCAATTTCCATATTCTAGAACAAAGTATTCAAGGTGCGGGAAATTCTAATACGTCTCAATTTTATGAAATTGATCACATAAAACCTAATCAAGAAAAACTTATCTACAGACTTACTCAAGTTGACTTTGATGGTAAATCTACTTCCTGGCTTCGGGAAGTTTATAATGAACATAACTCAAATAACACTAGCGAAGTACTAAAAGTATATCCTAATCCTGCTCAATATGAATTAAACATTTTATTATCCTTACTACCAGATGCTGAAACTACTTTTGAACTGATAAATATCAATTCTGGGAAACATATTATTGATCAACCTCATTATAATCCTACAGAAAGTAAGGCTGTATATAATGTAAAAGATTTACCTGCAGGTACATATATTTTACATGTGAAGGATAGAAATAAAGTAATTTATAATGGTAAAGTTGTTGTTCTGAACAATAGATCAAGAGTAAATGAAGAAGTTACAGATGACCATGAAAATAAAGATTAA
- a CDS encoding MutS-related protein codes for MDNNTFFIIGGIISFILFRYYGIYKSKEEKIAFFKTQWGKKQEDRYINFDRVKIYLNKSTNSSIYQKIEQNSINDLDLNDVFRFINRTCSSIGEQYMYFKFLTINTLTQKNTTFNKLTSFFQENTEKRLEIQLLLSKLSSSHGFNVEKLIHDKFGKNPDYNWLSYFSNILTITCLILSIKFPFLLAFILILFLMNMAMHMLNKRNLDTYSDIISYLFLMLKVKKKMHPHLKNSIDDIDTRGIERIKWYSFFIKFSSEEDGDPIKQILFWGLEIIKIAFNIEVIAFFLCIRKLEKQAENINQLYQYIGTIDTAQSIANVLDSDIATCIPTFSDTYAVKNSIHPLIKNCVPNSFSLSKRGMLLTGSNMSGKTTFIRTIGLNTILAQNFNFCFADEYTAPFFKIYSSIRINDSIKDNSSYYLQEVKTVKKIVDASEVDLPSLFIMDELFKGTNTIERIKGANAILSYIGRPPHYTFIATHDLELTDLQKNNYELWHFSEKIDNNDLVFDHKLKRGKISKLNAIKILDHYHYPKQIINACNNLEVII; via the coding sequence ATGGATAATAACACATTTTTTATTATTGGCGGAATCATCAGTTTTATATTATTCCGATATTATGGAATCTATAAAAGTAAAGAAGAAAAAATTGCTTTTTTTAAAACGCAATGGGGTAAAAAACAAGAAGATAGATATATTAATTTTGATAGAGTTAAAATATACCTTAATAAAAGTACAAATTCTTCAATCTATCAAAAGATAGAACAAAATAGTATAAATGACTTAGATCTAAACGATGTTTTTCGTTTTATAAATAGAACATGTTCAAGTATTGGAGAACAGTATATGTATTTCAAATTCCTTACTATTAATACACTTACTCAAAAAAATACAACATTCAATAAACTAACTAGTTTCTTTCAGGAAAATACAGAAAAACGTCTTGAAATACAGCTACTACTAAGTAAATTATCCTCTTCGCATGGGTTCAATGTCGAAAAACTTATTCATGATAAATTCGGGAAAAATCCTGATTATAATTGGTTATCTTATTTCAGCAATATACTAACAATCACTTGTTTAATTCTATCTATAAAATTTCCTTTTTTATTGGCTTTCATACTAATACTATTCTTAATGAATATGGCTATGCATATGCTAAATAAAAGAAATTTAGATACTTATAGTGATATCATCTCCTATTTATTCTTAATGTTAAAAGTAAAGAAAAAGATGCATCCTCATCTCAAAAATAGTATTGATGATATTGATACCCGTGGAATAGAAAGAATAAAATGGTATTCTTTTTTCATTAAATTCTCATCTGAAGAAGATGGAGACCCTATAAAACAAATTTTATTTTGGGGCTTAGAAATTATTAAAATAGCATTTAATATTGAAGTTATCGCTTTCTTTCTTTGTATAAGAAAGTTAGAAAAACAAGCAGAAAATATTAATCAACTATATCAATATATTGGAACAATAGATACTGCTCAATCTATTGCAAATGTATTAGATTCGGATATAGCCACCTGTATTCCTACATTCTCAGACACTTATGCAGTAAAAAACAGTATTCATCCGCTTATTAAAAATTGTGTTCCAAATTCTTTTTCATTATCTAAAAGAGGCATGCTCCTAACAGGCTCAAATATGTCTGGTAAAACAACATTCATTAGAACAATAGGTCTAAATACCATTCTAGCTCAAAATTTCAATTTTTGCTTTGCAGATGAATATACTGCTCCATTTTTTAAAATCTATTCTAGTATAAGAATTAATGATAGTATCAAAGATAATAGTAGCTACTACCTTCAAGAAGTGAAAACCGTTAAAAAAATTGTTGATGCTTCTGAGGTGGATTTACCTTCATTATTTATTATGGATGAACTTTTTAAAGGAACAAACACGATAGAGAGAATAAAAGGTGCGAATGCTATTTTATCGTATATAGGTAGACCTCCTCACTATACTTTTATTGCTACTCATGATTTGGAATTAACGGATCTACAGAAAAATAATTATGAATTATGGCACTTTTCTGAAAAAATCGATAACAATGACCTCGTTTTTGACCATAAATTAAAAAGAGGAAAAATCTCAAAATTAAATGCAATAAAGATTCTAGACCATTATCACTATCCTAAACAAATCATCAATGCTTGTAATAACCTTGAAGTAATAATATAG
- a CDS encoding toxin-antitoxin system YwqK family antitoxin — translation MKIRILGVLFLSLLLSLSCSKKDDDNVTPTTGDQVNDGSGNDGNVETVSNNFTKSFDQVAMIQLHYNYDIQLVFKATESYQHIKKDDKISSTIVTIPHVNRLQAEGAYTISHVYNGDVIESSKNTTNNTVYTYSYNDEGYISAIKEVGTDTRNYEFTYNEDGKVAQSKRIDNSVETIFKYTYTGENYIAKKEGEDISVIVNYDDEGRIISSSSEGADAGSDNYKFEFSYQENGELEELKITEFTDFPTSGTYGVATTTFDTNGDIKESNEYWHNELTLKEVYQEGILTLKEEYTSGKLAKKEEYVDGKVSMIQEFNDQDVLKLRETYSEGQLTLKEEFHDNTQLSLKEVYVNDKISLKETFDDQGNKTLKEEYTNGDITIKEEYHTNGQVSLRINYADDFIVETKEEFDDTGLTTYKEAYTFSNDYITSKTLYEGTYTIKAIYSTTDWRLEKVEAYTGNATDVLLGYGDPTDASYYTVGQEVRVAVDGIMEYFDTSNTLIYTSQYGYFSTASNGTASETNYTHMMNALPTSVDWMATVREELVR, via the coding sequence ATGAAAATTAGAATACTTGGAGTGCTATTTTTATCACTTCTTCTAAGTTTATCTTGTTCTAAAAAAGACGATGATAATGTAACACCAACAACAGGTGACCAAGTAAATGATGGATCAGGTAATGATGGAAATGTGGAAACAGTATCCAATAATTTCACTAAATCCTTTGATCAAGTTGCGATGATTCAATTGCATTATAATTATGATATTCAGCTTGTATTCAAAGCGACGGAATCTTATCAGCATATAAAAAAAGATGATAAAATCTCATCAACAATTGTAACTATACCGCACGTAAATAGATTACAAGCAGAAGGGGCATATACAATTTCACATGTGTATAATGGTGACGTTATTGAATCATCAAAAAATACAACAAATAACACTGTTTATACCTATTCATACAATGATGAAGGATACATTAGTGCAATAAAAGAAGTAGGTACTGATACCAGGAATTATGAATTTACTTATAATGAAGATGGTAAAGTAGCGCAAAGTAAAAGAATTGATAATTCTGTTGAAACTATTTTTAAGTACACTTATACAGGAGAAAATTATATAGCAAAAAAAGAAGGTGAAGACATTTCTGTAATTGTAAACTATGATGATGAAGGTAGAATTATTTCGTCAAGTTCTGAAGGTGCAGATGCTGGAAGCGATAATTATAAATTTGAATTCTCTTATCAAGAGAATGGTGAATTAGAGGAGTTAAAGATTACTGAATTTACTGATTTCCCTACTAGTGGTACTTATGGAGTAGCTACCACCACTTTTGATACCAATGGAGATATTAAAGAAAGTAATGAATATTGGCATAATGAACTCACATTAAAAGAAGTTTATCAGGAAGGTATTCTTACATTAAAAGAAGAATATACAAGTGGTAAATTAGCAAAAAAAGAAGAATATGTTGACGGAAAGGTATCCATGATTCAGGAATTCAACGATCAAGATGTTTTGAAGTTAAGAGAGACCTACTCAGAAGGACAACTTACATTAAAAGAAGAATTTCATGATAATACTCAACTCTCTTTAAAAGAAGTTTATGTAAACGATAAGATTTCTTTGAAAGAAACTTTTGACGATCAAGGGAACAAGACTTTAAAAGAAGAATATACAAATGGTGATATAACCATAAAGGAAGAATATCATACAAATGGGCAAGTATCATTAAGGATAAATTATGCTGATGATTTTATTGTGGAAACTAAAGAAGAATTTGATGATACTGGATTGACAACTTATAAAGAAGCTTACACTTTTAGTAACGATTATATAACAAGTAAAACCCTTTACGAAGGAACTTATACAATAAAAGCCATTTATTCTACAACAGATTGGAGATTGGAAAAAGTTGAAGCCTACACCGGTAATGCAACAGATGTCTTATTAGGTTATGGAGATCCGACTGATGCTAGTTACTATACTGTTGGTCAGGAAGTAAGAGTTGCTGTAGATGGTATTATGGAATATTTTGACACAAGTAATACTTTAATTTACACAAGTCAGTATGGGTATTTTAGCACAGCGAGTAATGGTACCGCTTCAGAGACAAATTATACTCACATGATGAATGCTTTACCAACAAGTGTTGATTGGATGGCAACTGTTCGTGAAGAGTTAGTACGATAG